A single genomic interval of Lathyrus oleraceus cultivar Zhongwan6 chromosome 7, CAAS_Psat_ZW6_1.0, whole genome shotgun sequence harbors:
- the LOC127102528 gene encoding E3 ubiquitin-protein ligase SIS3, whose translation MLKVVPTDCSECPICLEEFRVGNKVHGLPCAHNFHVECIDEWLRLNVKCHRCRCSVFPNSDLSAPSNLRPDSERSSASVVTTTSYKRNAYHDLAMAKLKEGNVNAASELFQRAVHITPLMAHKLIQTLKSENIEFVVAPPIFSLQGSLPRIQKQLQNLSGEQK comes from the exons ATGTTAAAGGTTGTTCCTACGGATTGCAGTGAATGCCCCATCTGCTTAGAAGAGTTCCGTGTTGGGAATAAGGTTCATGGCTTGCCTTGTGCACACAATTTTCATGTTGAATGCATTGACGAGTGGCTCAGGCTGAATGTGAAATGTCATCGTTGCCGTTGCTCAGTGTTTCCAAATTCTGATCTTAGTGCCCCGTCCAATCTCCGTCCAGATTCTGAGCGATCTTCTGCCAGTGTTGTGACAACAACTAGCTAT AAAAGAAATGCTTATCATGATTTGGCAATGGCTAAGCTCAAAGAAGGGAATGTTAATGCTGCTTCAGAGCTATTTCAGAGAGCAGTGCATATTACTCCTCTTATGGCACATAAGCTCATTCAGACTTTGAAATCAGAGAACATTGAGTTTGTTGTAGCTCCACCAATATTCAGTCTACAAGGAAGCCTACCGAGAATCCAAAAGCAGTTGCAAAATTTGAGTGGCGAGCAAAAGTGA